A single Paenibacillus sp. FSL R5-0517 DNA region contains:
- a CDS encoding ABC transporter substrate-binding protein: MMITKKWVTLFCLSLLLFATACSGGATDKPASSGEASESEGDSSGKIELRMTWWGSQTRHDLTTKVIQLFEEKHPGITIKPEYSGWDGYFDKLTTQVAGSNAPDIIQMDYAFLTDFARRGALLDLTPFAESKELRTEDHDQSMITAGSIDDKLYAITLGVNAPGVIYDATVFQELGIEEPQESWTWKDFGDIATKIAAAKGDGFYGSADISGTTNMFEVFIRQSGKGLFDGGTMTATSEELQQWFDMWGALRENGGVTTAEITASTTNALETRPISLGTAAMDFAWSNQLLTFQQVNKNQDHKLGIQVLPHGVNEQQIGEYLKPGQFLSGYGKTKHPKEVAMFIDFMVNDPEATAILGSERGVPVNSSIREQMQPTLPEAEQVIFQFIDTVSKHSSEIDPPYPQGFAEVDTSFKSASEQIAFGQGDTPDVIAQFIEGAKATLGSSQ, from the coding sequence ATGATGATCACGAAAAAGTGGGTAACCCTGTTCTGCCTGTCCCTGTTATTGTTCGCTACAGCCTGTTCGGGAGGAGCCACGGATAAGCCAGCTTCTTCTGGCGAAGCAAGTGAAAGTGAAGGAGACTCTTCAGGCAAGATTGAACTGCGCATGACCTGGTGGGGATCACAGACCAGACATGATCTGACGACCAAAGTCATTCAACTATTTGAAGAAAAACATCCGGGAATCACCATTAAACCTGAATACTCCGGTTGGGATGGTTATTTTGACAAATTAACGACACAGGTAGCCGGTTCAAATGCACCGGATATCATCCAGATGGATTACGCATTTCTGACTGACTTTGCCCGGCGTGGTGCCTTGCTTGATCTGACCCCATTTGCAGAGAGCAAAGAGCTGCGAACAGAGGATCATGATCAGAGCATGATTACAGCCGGATCCATTGACGATAAATTATATGCAATTACCCTCGGAGTAAACGCACCAGGTGTCATCTATGACGCCACCGTATTTCAGGAATTAGGGATTGAAGAACCGCAAGAGAGCTGGACATGGAAGGATTTTGGGGATATTGCGACCAAGATTGCCGCAGCCAAAGGTGATGGGTTCTATGGATCTGCAGACATTTCCGGTACAACCAACATGTTTGAAGTATTTATCCGACAATCCGGAAAAGGTTTGTTCGACGGTGGCACAATGACCGCTACCAGCGAGGAGCTCCAGCAGTGGTTCGATATGTGGGGCGCACTGCGCGAGAATGGTGGAGTGACCACAGCGGAGATCACGGCATCCACAACCAATGCACTGGAGACCCGCCCGATCTCACTGGGTACAGCTGCCATGGATTTTGCATGGTCCAATCAATTGCTGACATTCCAGCAGGTGAACAAAAACCAGGATCATAAGCTTGGGATACAAGTACTCCCGCATGGTGTCAACGAGCAGCAAATTGGCGAATACCTGAAACCAGGCCAGTTCCTCTCTGGTTATGGCAAAACCAAACATCCGAAGGAAGTTGCCATGTTCATTGATTTCATGGTCAATGATCCAGAAGCAACCGCTATTCTTGGTTCTGAACGTGGTGTGCCGGTTAACTCAAGCATTCGTGAGCAGATGCAGCCAACGCTGCCGGAAGCGGAGCAAGTCATTTTCCAATTTATCGATACCGTATCGAAGCATTCCAGTGAGATCGATCCACCATACCCGCAAGGATTTGCTGAAGTGGACACAAGTTTCAAGAGCGCAAGCGAGCAGATTGCCTTCGGTCAAGGCGATACTCCAGATGTCATTGCCCAGTTTATTGAAGGAGCCAAGGCTACACTTGGATCAAGTCAATAA
- a CDS encoding sugar ABC transporter permease, which translates to MNTSQVSQARIERVAARRVKRRYAHNGAALLFLAPWLVGLLFLTLGPMLVSLYISFTDYSILAAPSWVGLDNYTTMFTSDKLFTQSLKVTFTYVAVSVPVKLIFALLVAMLLNKGIRGLGIYRTVYYIPTLLGGSVAIAMLWRKMLGGDGLLNSVLAMVGIKAPDWVANPKYALYSIVLLSVWQFGSSMIIFLAGLKQIPPEYDEASAVDGAGPLRRFFYITLPILSPVIFFNLVMQLITSFQSFTQAFVISNGSGGPVNSTLMYSLYLYKKGFSFFQMGYASAMAWVLVILIGVFTLLVFRSSKLWVHYEDGGKS; encoded by the coding sequence ATGAACACATCACAGGTCAGTCAAGCCCGAATCGAGCGTGTAGCTGCCCGGCGGGTCAAACGGAGATATGCGCATAATGGAGCCGCGCTTCTGTTCCTCGCCCCATGGCTTGTGGGATTGTTATTTCTCACCTTGGGTCCAATGTTGGTATCGTTATACATCTCATTCACTGATTACAGTATCCTGGCCGCCCCTTCTTGGGTCGGTCTGGATAACTACACCACGATGTTTACATCGGATAAACTGTTTACCCAGTCGCTCAAAGTCACCTTCACGTATGTCGCTGTATCGGTACCGGTCAAGCTGATCTTTGCCCTGCTGGTAGCCATGCTGCTCAATAAAGGGATTCGAGGACTTGGTATTTACCGGACCGTGTATTACATTCCGACATTGCTTGGAGGCAGCGTTGCGATTGCAATGCTGTGGCGTAAAATGCTGGGCGGTGACGGGCTGCTCAATAGTGTGCTTGCCATGGTGGGCATTAAGGCGCCCGATTGGGTTGCTAATCCGAAGTATGCCCTGTACTCCATCGTGCTTTTATCGGTATGGCAGTTTGGATCATCCATGATTATTTTCCTGGCAGGCTTGAAGCAGATTCCACCTGAATATGATGAAGCCTCAGCGGTAGATGGAGCAGGTCCTCTGCGGAGATTCTTCTATATCACGTTGCCGATTCTGTCACCCGTCATTTTTTTCAATCTCGTGATGCAACTGATTACGTCCTTTCAATCGTTCACACAGGCTTTTGTTATCAGTAATGGTAGCGGAGGACCAGTGAATTCAACCTTAATGTACTCTCTGTATCTGTACAAAAAAGGATTCTCTTTCTTTCAGATGGGCTATGCTTCCGCGATGGCCTGGGTGCTGGTCATCCTGATTGGCGTATTTACATTGCTCGTATTCCGCAGCAGCAAGCTGTGGGTGCACTATGAGGATGGTGGGAAATCATGA
- a CDS encoding carbohydrate ABC transporter permease, which yields MIGQRNSKTWVVSKHMLISGIAFVMLYPILWMLGSSFKPGHMIFTETWFWPQEWNWQNYMNGWSGIQGNPFSRFLTNSVILSLGAVLGNVISCSMAAYAFARLNFRFKAICFGLMLMTIMLPHHVTLIPQYILFNHLEWVNTYLPLVVPKWLATDAFFIFLMVQFFRGLPKELDEAATIDGCGPVKIYTKIIIPLAFPALVTTMIFTFLWTWDDFFSQLIYLSDVSKYTVPLGLRLFLDSSSQSDWGPMFAMSVLSLVPCFIVFIVCQKYFVEGIATSGLKG from the coding sequence ATGATTGGACAACGAAACTCTAAAACATGGGTCGTCAGCAAACATATGTTGATCTCAGGCATCGCCTTTGTCATGCTCTACCCGATCCTCTGGATGTTGGGCAGTTCATTCAAACCGGGACATATGATCTTTACAGAGACCTGGTTCTGGCCACAGGAATGGAATTGGCAAAATTACATGAATGGCTGGTCTGGAATTCAGGGCAACCCGTTCTCCCGGTTCCTGACCAACTCTGTCATCCTGTCGCTTGGTGCCGTGCTGGGCAATGTCATCTCCTGCTCTATGGCGGCATATGCCTTCGCCCGACTGAATTTTCGCTTCAAAGCCATCTGTTTCGGCCTGATGCTCATGACGATTATGCTGCCCCATCATGTAACGCTGATCCCGCAGTATATTCTCTTCAACCACCTGGAGTGGGTGAATACGTATCTGCCGCTTGTGGTGCCAAAATGGCTCGCGACCGACGCCTTTTTCATTTTTCTCATGGTACAGTTCTTCCGGGGATTGCCCAAAGAGTTGGATGAGGCGGCTACCATTGATGGTTGCGGTCCTGTGAAAATTTACACCAAAATCATCATTCCACTTGCGTTTCCAGCACTGGTTACCACGATGATCTTTACGTTCTTGTGGACATGGGACGATTTCTTCAGTCAGTTGATCTACTTGAGTGACGTTAGCAAATACACCGTGCCGCTAGGTCTGCGTCTGTTCCTTGATTCGAGTTCTCAATCCGATTGGGGTCCGATGTTTGCCATGTCGGTGTTGTCGTTGGTGCCATGTTTCATTGTATTTATCGTGTGTCAAAAGTACTTCGTGGAAGGAATCGCGACCTCTGGGCTCAAAGGGTAA